The Streptococcus sp. 29896 genome includes a region encoding these proteins:
- the typA gene encoding translational GTPase TypA: MTKLRNDIRNVAIIAHVDHGKTTLVDELLKQSQTLDERTQLDERAMDSNDIEKERGITILAKNTAVAYNGTRINIMDTPGHADFGGEVERIMKMVDGVVLVVDAYEGTMPQTRFVLKKALEQNLTPIVVVNKIDKPSARPEEVVDEVLELFIELGADDDQLEFPVVYASAINGTSSLSDNPADQEETMAPIFDTIIEHIPAPVDNSDEPLQFQVSLLDYNDFVGRIGIGRVFRGTVKVGDQVTLSKLDGTTKNFRVTKLFGFFGLERKEIQEAKAGDLIAVSGMEDIFVGETVTPTDAVEPLPVLRIDEPTLQMTFLVNNSPFAGREGKWVTSRKIEERLLAELQTDVSLRVDATDSPDKWTVSGRGELHLSILIETMRREGYELQVSRPEVIIKEIDGVKMEPFERVQIDTPEEYQGSVIQSLSERKGDMLDMISTGNGQTRLVFLVPARGLIGYSTEFLSMTRGYGIMNHTFDQYLPVVQGEIGGRHRGALVSIDQGKATTYSIMRIEERGTIFVNPGTEVYEGMIIGENSRDNDLTVNITTAKQMTNVRSATKDQTSVIKTPRILTLEESLEFLNDDEYMEVTPESIRLRKQILNKAERDKAAKKKKLATEE; encoded by the coding sequence ATGACAAAACTTAGAAATGACATCCGTAACGTAGCCATTATTGCCCACGTTGACCACGGAAAAACAACCCTCGTTGATGAGCTTTTGAAGCAGTCACAAACCCTTGATGAGCGTACGCAGTTGGATGAGCGTGCCATGGACTCAAACGATATTGAAAAAGAGCGTGGTATCACCATTCTTGCCAAAAACACTGCCGTAGCTTACAACGGAACACGTATCAACATCATGGACACACCAGGACACGCGGACTTCGGTGGTGAGGTTGAGCGGATCATGAAAATGGTGGACGGTGTTGTGCTTGTCGTAGATGCCTACGAGGGTACTATGCCACAGACTCGTTTCGTATTGAAAAAAGCTCTTGAACAAAACTTGACACCAATCGTCGTTGTCAACAAGATTGACAAACCGTCTGCTCGTCCAGAAGAAGTTGTGGACGAAGTACTTGAACTCTTCATCGAATTGGGTGCAGATGATGACCAGTTGGAATTCCCAGTGGTTTACGCATCAGCTATCAACGGGACTTCATCTTTGTCTGACAATCCAGCAGACCAAGAAGAAACAATGGCACCAATTTTCGATACCATCATCGAACATATCCCTGCACCAGTGGATAACTCAGATGAGCCTTTGCAGTTCCAAGTATCCCTTTTGGACTACAATGACTTCGTAGGTCGTATCGGTATCGGTCGTGTCTTCCGTGGTACTGTTAAAGTTGGTGACCAAGTTACCCTTTCAAAACTAGACGGCACTACTAAAAACTTCCGCGTTACCAAGCTCTTTGGTTTCTTCGGTCTTGAGCGTAAGGAAATCCAAGAAGCAAAAGCTGGTGACTTGATTGCCGTTTCAGGTATGGAAGACATCTTCGTTGGCGAAACCGTAACACCGACGGATGCGGTTGAGCCACTTCCAGTTCTTCGTATTGATGAGCCAACTCTTCAAATGACCTTCTTGGTTAACAACTCACCATTTGCAGGTCGTGAAGGCAAGTGGGTAACTTCTCGTAAGATTGAAGAACGTCTTTTGGCAGAATTGCAGACAGACGTATCTCTTCGTGTTGATGCGACGGATTCTCCAGATAAATGGACTGTTTCAGGTCGTGGTGAATTGCACTTGTCTATCTTAATTGAAACCATGCGTCGAGAGGGCTATGAGCTTCAAGTATCACGTCCAGAGGTTATCATCAAGGAAATCGACGGTGTGAAAATGGAGCCGTTCGAGCGTGTGCAAATCGATACACCAGAAGAGTACCAAGGTTCAGTTATCCAGTCCCTTTCAGAGCGTAAGGGCGATATGTTGGATATGATTTCAACTGGTAACGGTCAAACTCGTTTGGTCTTCCTCGTTCCAGCTCGTGGTTTGATTGGTTACTCTACAGAATTCCTTTCAATGACACGTGGTTACGGTATCATGAACCATACTTTCGACCAATACTTACCTGTTGTTCAAGGTGAAATCGGAGGTCGTCACCGTGGTGCCCTTGTCTCTATTGACCAAGGTAAGGCAACGACTTACTCTATCATGCGTATCGAAGAGCGTGGAACAATCTTTGTCAACCCAGGTACTGAGGTGTACGAAGGTATGATCATCGGTGAAAACTCGCGTGATAACGACTTGACAGTTAACATCACAACTGCTAAGCAAATGACCAACGTCCGTTCAGCAACCAAGGACCAAACATCTGTAATCAAGACTCCACGTATCTTGACCCTTGAAGAATCCCTTGAATTCTTGAACGATGACGAGTACATGGAAGTTACACCTGAGTCAATCCGTCTTCGTAAGCAAATCTTGAACAAGGCAGAGCGTGACAAGGCTGCTAAGAAGAAAAAATTAGCAACGGAAGAATAA
- a CDS encoding DUF3165 family protein: MFYLIIAIILVLFYLFVAPNNIKGTMNVVIAVFLIVILFAALLLGFLKIMEVSLEVWLGIAMVILGLFAMRDINHLDRPKKRQAIRRLQKK; this comes from the coding sequence ATGTTTTACTTGATTATTGCCATTATCTTGGTACTCTTCTATCTATTTGTAGCACCGAATAATATCAAGGGGACCATGAATGTGGTGATAGCGGTCTTCCTCATTGTCATTTTGTTCGCCGCCCTCCTTCTAGGCTTTCTAAAGATTATGGAGGTCTCCCTAGAAGTCTGGTTAGGGATAGCCATGGTGATTTTAGGCCTGTTTGCTATGCGGGATATCAATCATTTGGATAGACCTAAAAAGCGCCAAGCCATTCGGCGATTACAAAAAAAATAA
- a CDS encoding mechanosensitive ion channel gives MTSILETLFLPLVSALPGFVSMLILLVIAFVLASFLRKLTLTGLNKIQFADKLHKWGIIKQEDDGKGVIKNLGQLVYFLVILFFLPSILSGLNISSTVDPIASMFQKFFAFIPNLIAAGLILFVGTFFCNFIKSLLVAFLERLDIDTWYAKVTGQEKLPIDTKQLISVLATVVYVLVFIPILTLALETLGITSISQPIVTILNQVIGALPSVLVALVLIALGSFIAKLIGNLLENLLETAGINTYSKYLTNKEDANFQLSAVIAQVVRAIIIIFFFVQAIQVLNLQVFNSVGTAILAYLPSLISAIAIVVLAVIGGNILSSFLNKVTNNAFLAGLVRYGILVLAVFMALDQLKFAQNIVQSTFTIVLGAFAVAFALAFGLGGRDFAAKQLEKLDKKIDKE, from the coding sequence ATGACAAGTATTCTTGAAACCCTATTCTTGCCACTTGTTTCTGCCTTGCCAGGATTCGTGAGCATGTTGATTCTCTTGGTGATTGCCTTTGTGCTCGCTAGCTTCTTGCGCAAGCTCACACTCACTGGCCTCAACAAAATCCAGTTTGCTGACAAACTGCACAAATGGGGCATTATCAAACAAGAAGACGACGGTAAAGGAGTCATTAAAAACCTCGGTCAGCTGGTTTACTTCCTGGTCATCCTCTTCTTCCTACCATCCATACTTTCTGGTTTGAATATCAGCTCAACAGTTGATCCAATTGCCAGCATGTTCCAAAAATTCTTTGCCTTCATTCCAAACTTGATTGCAGCAGGCTTGATCCTCTTCGTCGGAACCTTCTTCTGCAACTTTATCAAGAGCCTCCTGGTTGCTTTCTTGGAACGCTTGGATATCGATACTTGGTATGCAAAAGTTACTGGACAAGAGAAACTTCCTATTGATACCAAACAACTAATTTCCGTTTTGGCAACCGTTGTTTATGTCTTGGTCTTCATCCCAATCTTGACCTTGGCTTTGGAAACACTTGGTATTACCAGCATCTCTCAACCAATCGTTACAATTTTAAACCAAGTAATCGGTGCGCTTCCAAGTGTCTTGGTTGCACTTGTCTTGATTGCACTTGGTAGCTTTATCGCTAAATTAATCGGCAACCTCTTGGAAAATCTCCTTGAAACTGCTGGCATCAATACTTACTCTAAATACCTAACAAACAAAGAAGATGCCAACTTCCAACTTTCAGCAGTCATTGCACAAGTAGTACGTGCCATTATCATCATCTTCTTCTTTGTACAAGCGATCCAAGTCTTGAACCTTCAAGTCTTCAACTCAGTTGGTACTGCTATTCTTGCTTACCTTCCATCTCTAATCAGCGCTATCGCTATCGTTGTCTTGGCAGTAATTGGTGGAAACATCTTGTCAAGCTTCCTAAACAAGGTAACAAACAACGCCTTCTTAGCAGGATTGGTCCGTTACGGCATCCTTGTCTTGGCTGTCTTTATGGCACTTGACCAATTGAAATTTGCACAAAATATCGTGCAATCAACCTTTACAATTGTTCTTGGAGCATTTGCAGTAGCCTTCGCCCTTGCATTTGGTCTTGGCGGACGGGACTTCGCTGCAAAACAATTGGAAAAATTGGACAAAAAAATCGATAAAGAATAA